In Zea mays cultivar B73 chromosome 7, Zm-B73-REFERENCE-NAM-5.0, whole genome shotgun sequence, the following proteins share a genomic window:
- the LOC103633471 gene encoding transcription factor PCF8, whose protein sequence is MGRDGGRVRMSRVLATGDERGMGEVAGVERAACKRPRGALDGGGSGSAAAWPACRVARAAAGGKDRHSKVVTARGLRDRRVRLSVPTAIQFYDIQDRLGVDQPSKAIEWLIRAAAAAIDGLPSLDCSFVFPHAAASPPGGAADDAELSTSETSKSSVLSLANAPVDNTAAHSQQDSHAYNNNAAAGGGAFADLILHCSANNSSKPVQQQPTLAYYATQPPNAHSASAISFETMLPHFSFLQEQPHHAIAFDRGTLQSNAAVAAPLWPTSQHACLLQRFAASPADATGLPSFFLGSGAAGASPVVPANAEPRLQLWDFKQERKT, encoded by the coding sequence ATGGGCAGGGACGGCGGCCGCGTGCGCATGAGCCGCGTATTGGCAACTGGGGATGAGCGCGGCATGGGCGAGGTAGCAGGCGTGGAGCGCGCCGCCTGCAAGCGCCCGCGCGGCGCGCTCGACGGCGGCGGGTCGGGGTCTGCGGCCGCGTGGCCGGCGTGCCGGGTGGCGCGCGCCGCGGCCGGCGGCAAGGACCGCCACAGTAAGGTGGTGACGGCGCGGGGGCTCCGGGACCGCCGCGTCCGCCTCTCGGTGCCCACGGCCATCCAGTTCTACGACATCCAGGACCGCCTCGGCGTCGACCAGCCCAGCAAGGCCATCGAGTGGCTcatccgcgccgccgccgccgccatcgaCGGCCTCCCGTCGCTCGACTGCTCCTTCGTCTTCCCCCACGCCGCCGCATCTCCGCCGGGCGGCGCTGCCGACGACGCCGAGCTCAGCACCTCCGAGACCAGCAAGAGCTCCGTTCTCTCGCTTGCCAACGCCCCGGTTGACAACACCGCCGCTCACTCTCAGCAAGACAGTCACGCCTACAACAACAACGCCGCCGCCGGTGGTGGCGCGTTCGCCGACCTGATCCTGCACTGCTCCGCCAACAACAGCAGCAAGCCAGTGCAGCAGCAGCCGACGCTCGCTTACTACGCCACCCAGCCCCCGAACGCGCACTCCGCGTCGGCCATATCCTTCGAGACGATGCTGCCCCACTTCTCCTTCCTTCAGGAGCAGCCTCACCACGCAATCGCCTTCGACCGGGGCACACTTCAGTCCAATGCCGCCGTTGCTGCGCCGCTGTGGCCGACGTCTCAGCATGCGTGCCTGCTGCAGAGGTTCGCCGCTTCTCCAGCTGATGCCACCGGACTGCCGTCGTTCTTTCTTGGAAGCGGTGCTGCTGGTGCTTCTCCGGTGGTGCCGGCCAATGCAGAGCCGAGGCTTCAGCTCTGGGACTTCAAGCAGGAACGGAAGACCTGA